The Pangasianodon hypophthalmus isolate fPanHyp1 chromosome 13, fPanHyp1.pri, whole genome shotgun sequence genome includes a window with the following:
- the gpatch8 gene encoding G patch domain-containing protein 8 isoform X1, with amino-acid sequence MADRFSRFNEERDFQGGNHFDQYDEGQLELEQASLDKPIESDNIGHRLLQKHGWKLGQGLGKTMQGRTDPVPIIVKYDVMGMGRMEMELDYAEDATEKRRVLEVEKEDTEELRQKYKDYAEKEKAIAKALEDLRANFYCELCDKQYQKHQEFDNHINSYDHAHKQRLKELKQREFARNVSSRSRKDGRKQEKMLRRIHELAEQRKQQDCVPGSGPMFKQTTVAVDGEEGGFSSIDGVPMTPDGVTEESSGEDKGNSGGFGQSSPKPGPTISFSLRKNTSSPTPSGGSHTPKVSVSFSFAKKAPVKLETAAAVFADHGEEAMEGEESQEEAVEKMASEEGGTASSTDSPQSASGGMGVGDEQPQSDDGGTLASTLNKLKMMMKKEEGYSGQEPQYYHYMPPAHCRVKPHFQFLLFMKASDQCGSREEEEDGEEEQKAVQAEGDEAQKESKDNDCKSEKDTIKEPVKELSTNSTSSPKVKTEISDNTPGVVSNADSSSTVSQSTEAKQGSSEPSSEDTGPRMPTGPFFPVLSKDESTTLQWPSELLEFTKAQPSLSYSCNPLYFDFKLSRNKGNRGGRANKAAKPANTDGGEGSKPEDTTSTAATSRETSTAPPTPGVNTDKKDESSLKEKTAEDEKKDKKLENPEDGVGGSKKKKKKKKHKKSSKRAKRKEKEKAEGEMETETPGEKTKKKKKHKRKKNKNKVRAEEDEKAGESKEQKDTDGKAGPSSSAQPTGGTLISDGGKRKRLHKEVSQRAVPHEGSTGKPNSSEEHSGTKRPKPDPSTSVASCSASAQKSPVGGRPPTSESDEDGGSASQRSRRPHRHTTPPRERRHHSEDSRQSGRSHSRSSRRGDRNHRRNRGKTSRSRSYSSSSERSSAGSSAYSRRSHSYSDSYSDYSGEHHHRTKRWSSDSEYERRGGGRSHRRRYSSSSSEDDSRSRSRSHSRRKHHRRRRHRSSSRSYSRSSRSSSARSYRHSSYSRSRSSASHSSSSTKGSPHRHSHNRRADSSSRRRDFNRSRIYRSQSPRSSSSRAQPRTSNSTQATKGSGGGGGASEHRNSLTARQLLEKVQSRKGGEDSGTGSKPGTKIKDPPQGYFGPKLPPVLGNKNMLPLFGKLQAGKKPPLLSVMRTDDGEKSALGKGSDTSNEVILVEPIREFPPPPPPPPPPVQQQQQQQQQVDEPISNTVVSDEARNQASEPQVLHESRSMFEQDSAKVMPAYQGEPGQDPNNPMMDGCILGSDMGQQTAMHAYQGYPVPNMEEEDIGMEAEEDGLAPLESQPITFTPEEMEKYSKLQQAAQQHIQQQLLAKQVKTFPSAAAAAAAANLAAAASLTPAPPPPPAALQPIHIQQPAVSATSATSITTVQHAILQHHAAATAMGIHPHTPHHAHPAHAQLAQVHHIPQHHLTPISLSPLGHTLGHTLGHSLGHTGLIPAHPSAFLPGQPIHIIPASALHHAPLALHHVPHAALYPTLFAPRPATAAAAAALQLHPLLHPIFSGQDLQHPPNHGS; translated from the exons GACGCACTGACCCTGTACCCATCATCGTCAAATATGATGTCATGGGGATGGGACGCATGGAAATGGAG CTGGACTATGCCGAGGATGCGACAGAGAAGCGGCGTGTATTGGAGGTGGAGAAAGAGGACACGGAGGAGTTGCGGCAAAAATACAAG GATtatgcagagaaagagaaagccaTTGCCAAGGCGTTGGAAGACCTGAGAGCTAACTTTTATTGTGAGCTATGTGATAAGCAGTATCAGAAACACCAGGAGTTTGACAATCACATCAACTCTTATGACCATGCACACAAACAG aggcTGAAAGAGCTGAAGCAGAGGGAATTTGCCCGGAATGTGTCTTCACGTTCCCGCAAGGATGGAAGAAAGCAGGAGAAGATGCTGCGGCGTATACACGAGCTGGCAGAGCAGAGGAAGCAGCAGGACTG TGTTCCTGGTAGCGGACCAATGTTCAAGCAAACCACAGTGGCAGTAGATGGAGAAGAGGGTGGCTTCTCAAGCATTGATGGTGTTCCTATGACCCCAGATGGTGTGACGGAGGAATCTTCTGGAGAGGATAAGGGAAATTCTGGTGGTTTTGGTCAAAGCTCCCCAAAACCAGGACCAACTATCAGTTTCTCCCTTCGCAAGAACACTTCCTCTCCCACACCAAGCGGAGGATCCCACACTCCCAAAGTTAGCGTGTCCTTCTCCTTTGCTAAGAAAGCACCTGTTAAACTAGAGACAGCTGCTGCTGTGTTTGCAGACCATGGAGAGGAAGCAATGGAAGGAGAAGAGAGCCAGGAAGAAGCAGTTGAGAAGATGGCAAGTGAGGAAGGAGGTACAGCATCCAGCACTGACAGCCCACAGAGTGCATCAGGTGGCATGGGTGTAGGGGATGAGCAGCCACAGTCTGATGATGGCGGAACCCTGGCCTCCACCCTTAACAagctgaagatgatgatgaagaaggaGGAAGGTTACTCTGGGCAGGAGCCgcaatattatcattatatgcCTCCTGCACACTGTCGGGTAAAGCCTCATTTTCAGTTTCTGCTCTTCATGAAGGCCTCTGACCAGTGTGGTAGTcgggaggaagaagaggatggGGAGGAAGAACAGAAGGCAGTACAAGCGGAAGGAGATGAGGCACAGAAAGAATCTAAAGACAATGATTGCAAATCAGAGAAGGACACTATAAAAGAGCCTGTAAAGGAACTGAGTACAAATTCTACTTCATCACCCaaagtaaaaacagaaatatcagaTAATACTCCAGGAGTAGTGAGCAATGCAGATTCCTCAAGCACTGTTTCCCAATCAACTGAAGCTAAGCAAGGGTCATCTGAACCTTCATCTGAAGACACTGGCCCTCGCATGCCAACAGGAcccttttttcctgttttgagTAAGGATGAGAGCACTACCTTACAGTGGCCCTCTGAACTCCTGGAGTTCACTAAGGCCCAGCCTTCGCTATCCTACAGTTGCAACCctctttattttgattttaagcTGTCTAGGAATAAAGGCAACAGAGGGGGTAGGGCAAACAAAGCTGCTAAACCTGCTAATACTGATGGTGGAGAGGGATCCAAGCCAGAAGATACCACTAGCACTGCAGCCACAAGTAGAGAAACTAGCACAGCACCACCAACCCCAGGTGTCAACACTGACAAAAAAGATGAATCTTCCTTGAAAGAAAAGACTGCAGAGGAtgagaaaaaagacaagaagCTAGAAAACCCTGAAGATGGAGTTGGAGGAtccaagaaaaagaagaagaagaagaaacataaGAAGTCAAGCAAGAGAGCCAAacgaaaagaaaaagagaaagcgGAGGgggagatggagacagagacacCGGGGGAGAagaccaaaaagaaaaagaagcacaaacgaaagaaaaacaaaaataaagtacGTGCCGAGGAAGATGAGAAAGCAGGAGAAAGTAAAGAACAGAAAGATACAGATGGCAAAGCTGGACCCAGTTCCTCTGCACAGCCTACAGGAGGGACTTTGATTTCAGATGGAGGAAAGAGAAAACGGCTCCATAAAGAAGTATCACAAAGGGCAGTCCCTCATGAGGGCAGTACAGGAAAGCCCAActcttcagaagagcacagtgGTACAAAACGCCCCAAACCTGACCCAAGCACATCAGTGGCGTCCTGCTCTGCTTCTGCCCAGAAGAGTCCTGTGGGCGGTCGACCGCCAACGAGTGAAAGTGACGAAGATGGAGGCTCAGCATCTCAGCGCTCACGCCGTCCTCACCGTCATACTACCCCTCCCCGTGAACGGCGTCACCACAGCGAGGACTCTCGACAGTCAGGTCGCTCACATAGTCGTTCCTCTCGCAGAGGAGATCGTAACCATAGGCGTAATAGAGGTAAAACATCACGTAGTCGGTCATATTCAAGTAGCTCTGAGCGTTCCTCTGCAGGAAGCAGTGCTTATAGTCGGCGCAGCCACAGCTACTCAGACAGCTATAGTGACTATAGTGGAGAACATCACCACAGAACAAAAAGATGGTCTTCAGACTCTGAATATGAGAGGAGAGGTGGTGGACGTTCACACAGACGACgttactcctcctcctcttctgaaGACGACTCTCGCTCACGCTCACGCTCTCATAGCCGCAGAAAGCACCATAGACGGAGGCGTCATCGCAGCAGCAGCCGCAGTTACAGTCgtagcagcaggagcagcagtgcTCGCTCGTACCGACACAGCAGCTACAGCCGCAGTCGCAGCTCTGCCAGTCACTCGTCCAGCTCCACCAAAGGCTCACCACACCGGCACAGTCACAACCGACGGGCTGACAGCTCATCCCGTCGACGTGATTTTAATCGCTCTCGTATCTACCGATCACAGTCTCCAAGGTCTTCCTCATCCCGTGCACAGCCACGAACCAGCAACTCAACACAAGCAACTAAAGGAAGTGGGGGCGGAGGAGGCGCTTCAGAGCATCGGAACTCACTCACAGCACGACAGCTTCTCGAAAAAGTCCAGTCTCGCAAGGGCGGTGAAGATTCTGGTACAGGAAGCAAACCAGGCACCAAAATTAAGGACCCTCCACAGGGATACTTTGGGCCCAAGCTCCCCCCTGTACTTGGAAACAAGAACATGTTGCCCCTATTTGGTAAGCTGCAAGCAGGGAAGAAACCGCCATTACTTTCTGTAATGCGAACGGATGATGGGGAAAAGTCAGCGCTTGGAAAGGGTTCTGATACAAGTAATGAGGTGATTCTTGTGGAGCCCATTCGTGAGTTTCCTCCtccacccccaccaccacctccaccagtccaacagcagcagcagcagcagcagcaggtggATGAGCCCATCTCAAATACTGTGGTCTCAGATGAGGCCAGAAACCAAGCCTCAGAACCCCAAGTGCTCCATGAATCACGGTCAATGTTTGAGCAGGATTCAGCTAAGGTTATGCCTGCATACCAAGGTGAGCCTGGACAAGACCCCAACAACCcaatgatggatggatgtattCTGGGATCTGACATGGGCCAGCAAACAGCCATGCACGCCTATCAAGGCTACCCAGTGCCCAATATGGAGGAGGAGGACATAGGCATGGAGGCTGAAGAGGATGGCTTGGCACCACTGGAGagccagccaatcacatttACCCCAGAGGAGATGGAGAAATACAGTAAGCTACAACAAGCAGCACAGCAACACATCCAGCAGCAGCTTCTAGCGAAACAGGTGAAAACTTTCCCCTCAGCCGCGGCCGCTGCAGCAGCAGCTAACTTGGCAGCTGCTGCCAGCCTTACCCCTGCACCTCCTCCACCGCCTGCTGCTCTACAACCAATCCACATACAGCAACCTGCTGTGTCTGCAACTTCAGCCACATCAATTACAACAGTGCAACATGCCATACTGCAGCACCATGCAGCTGCCACGGCAATGGGCATCCACCCTCACACGCCACACCACGCCCATCCCGCTCATGCTCAGCTCGCCCAAGTACACCATATACCCCAACATCATCTCACCCCTATTTCTTTGTCACCTTTGGGCCATACATTAGGCCACACTTTAGGCCACTCATTAGGGCACACTGGCCTGATCCCAGCCCACCCTTCTGCCTTTCTCCCTGGGCAGCCAATCCACATAATCCCAGCATCTGCGCTCCACCATGCCCCATTAGCTTTGCATCATGTCCCCCATGCAGCCCTTTACCCTACTCTCTTTGCACCACGGCCAGCCAccgcagctgcagcagcagctctgcagCTCCACCCTCTTCTTCACCCCATTTTCTCAGGGCAAGACCTTCAGCACCCTCCTAACCACGGCTCTTGA